A window from uncultured Anaeromusa sp. encodes these proteins:
- a CDS encoding diguanylate cyclase yields the protein MFLSATSLQQLLASVGDGVCMLDMEGALIHWNRSAELLSGYQGNELLGRPCPTVLLQGLLGMERTVELSRLSGLLLQRQESRVVQGTLPHKKGHLLAVETTAFPLYDPLGLQLGACLLFRQKQQGYNKEQVVQLAKMAYFDSVSSTFSRPYGEMKLGAALAEMQQTNVPAGMLLVQLHNLKEVNELYGHIAGDHLLQVVGKTVASLLEGTDIVVRWQSATFFILCYNGKKSLLLLLAERIRTLLAQIQPTFNSQELPLEVIVCGAVADVNDTIESLVGKAERVLLQTDTNRVLVADAK from the coding sequence ATGTTTCTTTCCGCAACGTCATTACAGCAACTATTGGCTTCCGTGGGCGACGGGGTATGCATGTTGGATATGGAAGGAGCCTTAATTCATTGGAACAGAAGTGCGGAGCTCTTAAGCGGTTACCAGGGAAATGAATTGCTGGGGCGGCCATGCCCTACCGTGTTGTTGCAGGGGCTTTTGGGCATGGAGCGTACGGTGGAATTATCGCGCTTATCCGGCCTTTTACTGCAGCGTCAGGAAAGCCGAGTAGTGCAAGGAACGCTGCCCCATAAAAAAGGACACTTGCTGGCAGTGGAAACGACGGCGTTTCCTCTTTATGATCCATTGGGCTTGCAATTGGGGGCCTGCTTGCTCTTTCGACAGAAGCAGCAGGGTTACAACAAGGAACAAGTAGTGCAATTGGCAAAAATGGCTTATTTTGACAGTGTCAGCAGTACTTTTAGCCGACCTTACGGGGAAATGAAGCTGGGGGCGGCTTTAGCGGAGATGCAACAGACGAATGTGCCGGCTGGCATGCTGTTAGTGCAGCTTCATAATTTGAAAGAAGTAAATGAGTTATATGGACATATAGCAGGCGATCATCTTTTGCAGGTAGTAGGAAAAACAGTTGCGTCTTTGCTGGAAGGGACCGATATCGTCGTGCGTTGGCAAAGCGCTACCTTTTTTATCCTTTGCTACAATGGCAAGAAGAGTTTGCTGCTGCTCTTAGCAGAGCGGATTCGTACCTTGTTGGCGCAAATTCAGCCGACTTTTAATAGTCAAGAGCTTCCGTTGGAAGTGATTGTTTGCGGGGCAGTGGCGGATGTGAACGACACGATAGAATCGTTGGTGGGCAAGGCGGAGCGAGTGTTGTTGCAGACGGATACTAACCGGGTGTTAGTGGCTGATGCCAAATAA
- a CDS encoding low molecular weight protein arginine phosphatase, whose amino-acid sequence MVRVLMVCTGNTCRSPIAAALLQAKIREAGAESLVAVASAGLMAAAGEPMSAPAQAVLRQKGLSGQEHQAALLTRMDLASYDLILTMTTQHKRLLLSAPEAKEGRIYTLREYAGENGDISDPYGGEEKVYAACALELERLLGKAWEKIKFLAGKKQVLAKKNE is encoded by the coding sequence ATGGTGCGAGTCTTGATGGTTTGTACGGGAAACACTTGCCGCAGCCCGATTGCGGCGGCGCTGCTGCAAGCGAAAATACGCGAAGCTGGCGCGGAGAGTCTTGTGGCGGTAGCGTCCGCTGGCTTGATGGCTGCAGCGGGAGAACCTATGTCAGCGCCGGCGCAAGCCGTATTGAGGCAAAAAGGCTTGTCTGGTCAAGAACATCAGGCGGCGCTTTTGACCAGAATGGATCTTGCGTCTTATGATTTGATTTTAACTATGACCACACAGCATAAGCGACTGTTGCTGTCTGCGCCGGAAGCGAAGGAGGGGCGTATTTATACGCTTCGCGAGTATGCGGGAGAAAATGGCGACATCAGTGATCCGTACGGCGGTGAGGAAAAAGTATATGCTGCCTGTGCTTTGGAACTGGAACGGCTTTTGGGCAAGGCATGGGAGAAAATAAAATTTCTGGCAGGAAAAAAGCAAGTATTGGCGAAGAAAAACGAATGA
- the glyA gene encoding serine hydroxymethyltransferase yields MNYLQTVDPEIAAAIALEKGRQQNKLELIASENFVSQAVMEAQGSVLTNKYAEGYPGKRYYGGCEHVDVVEQLAIDRAKELFGAEFANVQPHSGAQANTAVYFALLKHGDTLLGMNLSHGGHLTHGSPVNLSGVYFNVVPYGVDAETHRIDYNELEKLAKEHRPKMVVAGASAYPRIIDFERMAAIAHSVDALLMVDMAHIAGLVAAGEHPSPVGHADIVTTTTHKTLRGPRGGLILCSAAMGPAINKAIFPGIQGGPLMHVIAAKAVAFKEAMSDEFKTYQKQIVKNAKALAAELMAQGFTLVSGGTDNHLMLVDVRAQNLTGKVAERLLDDVGVTVNKNTIPFDPASPFVTSGVRIGTPALTSRGFLEDDFREVGAIIALALQNPDSEESKDEARRRVAALCSKYPLYAE; encoded by the coding sequence ATGAACTATTTGCAGACAGTAGATCCGGAAATCGCCGCAGCCATTGCGCTAGAAAAAGGACGGCAGCAAAACAAGCTGGAATTGATTGCTTCGGAAAACTTTGTTTCCCAGGCAGTGATGGAAGCCCAAGGTTCAGTTTTGACCAATAAATACGCCGAAGGTTATCCCGGCAAGCGTTATTATGGCGGTTGCGAGCATGTAGACGTTGTAGAGCAATTGGCTATTGACCGGGCCAAAGAACTTTTTGGCGCTGAGTTTGCTAATGTGCAGCCTCACTCAGGAGCCCAGGCGAATACGGCTGTCTATTTTGCTTTGCTTAAACATGGCGATACCCTTTTGGGCATGAATTTGTCTCATGGCGGCCATTTGACCCATGGCAGTCCGGTAAATTTGTCGGGCGTGTATTTTAATGTAGTTCCTTATGGTGTTGACGCTGAGACGCACCGTATTGATTATAATGAACTGGAAAAACTGGCCAAAGAGCACCGCCCCAAGATGGTAGTCGCCGGCGCCAGCGCCTATCCGCGCATCATTGACTTTGAACGGATGGCGGCCATTGCGCACAGCGTAGATGCGCTGCTCATGGTGGATATGGCTCATATTGCCGGCTTGGTAGCGGCAGGCGAGCATCCGTCGCCGGTTGGTCATGCGGACATCGTGACGACGACAACCCATAAAACCCTGCGGGGACCGCGCGGCGGTTTGATTCTCTGCAGCGCTGCCATGGGGCCTGCCATTAACAAAGCCATTTTCCCTGGTATTCAGGGCGGTCCGTTGATGCATGTCATTGCGGCTAAAGCTGTGGCCTTCAAAGAAGCCATGAGCGACGAATTCAAGACCTATCAGAAGCAGATTGTGAAAAATGCCAAAGCGTTGGCGGCGGAGCTGATGGCCCAAGGCTTTACCTTGGTATCTGGCGGCACAGATAACCATCTGATGTTGGTGGACGTGCGCGCTCAGAACCTGACCGGCAAGGTAGCGGAACGGCTGCTGGATGATGTGGGCGTAACGGTAAATAAGAACACCATCCCCTTTGATCCTGCCAGTCCTTTTGTGACCAGCGGCGTGCGCATTGGTACGCCGGCGCTGACCAGTCGGGGCTTTCTGGAAGACGATTTCCGCGAAGTCGGCGCGATTATCGCGTTGGCGCTGCAAAATCCTGACTCCGAAGAGAGCAAGGACGAGGCGCGGCGGCGTGTTGCGGCGCTTTGCAGCAAATATCCTTTATATGCAGAGTAA
- a CDS encoding TIGR01440 family protein produces the protein MEAAIEEQAAAAMQELIVQGELQPGSLIVIGCSTSEVIGCTIGTAGSQAAAQALLTGLRRVAEREKMALAIQCCEHLNRALVVERAVLKQLGLAEVSVFPVPTAGGALAAQGMLQFVEPAVVEELQADAGLDIGNTLIGMHLKRVAVPLRLKNNRIGETNVVAARTRPKLIGGCRAVYSRP, from the coding sequence ATGGAGGCGGCCATAGAAGAACAGGCGGCAGCGGCGATGCAGGAACTCATTGTCCAAGGGGAATTGCAACCAGGTTCCTTGATTGTAATTGGCTGCAGTACCAGCGAGGTAATTGGCTGTACGATTGGTACGGCTGGCTCGCAAGCAGCGGCGCAGGCGCTGCTGACAGGACTGCGCCGAGTGGCCGAGCGGGAAAAGATGGCATTAGCCATTCAGTGTTGTGAGCATTTAAACCGGGCGTTGGTTGTGGAAAGAGCCGTGTTGAAGCAGCTTGGTTTGGCGGAAGTGTCGGTTTTTCCGGTACCTACGGCTGGGGGCGCTTTAGCGGCGCAAGGCATGCTTCAATTTGTAGAACCTGCTGTGGTGGAGGAACTCCAGGCGGATGCCGGCTTGGACATCGGCAATACGCTGATTGGAATGCATTTAAAACGTGTAGCAGTACCACTGCGGCTGAAGAACAACCGTATTGGAGAAACGAATGTGGTGGCTGCCCGGACGCGTCCCAAACTGATAGGAGGCTGTCGGGCTGTATATAGCCGTCCTTAG
- a CDS encoding L-threonylcarbamoyladenylate synthase, protein MDTLKKETLWWRVDAKKPDLKIIAAAAQLLREGKLVAFPTETVYGLGANGLDAEASASIYRAKGRPSDNPLILHVADLEAWEPLVQQITPLARKLAERFWPGPLTMILPRSFRVPDVVTGGLDTVAVRMPATAVTRELIRQAGVPMAGPSANTSGKPSPTTAEAVWEDLHGRIDAILDCGPCAVGLESTVVDLSGEVPMLLRPGGLTVEALREVIPNLQLDPALAGAKVAIPKAPGMKYRHYAPKAAVEVWEGPADLVAQAFLEAWKQDTAEETGFLVTEELAERLPASSRVITYGQRRRPQTLAAGLFAALRRFDALPVRSILAEGVEEAGLGQAVMNRLRKAAGQRVRRFAKGE, encoded by the coding sequence ATGGATACCCTAAAAAAAGAAACGTTGTGGTGGCGGGTGGATGCGAAAAAGCCGGATCTGAAAATCATTGCGGCGGCAGCACAGCTGCTTCGGGAAGGCAAGCTGGTGGCTTTTCCCACGGAGACCGTATATGGATTGGGAGCTAACGGTTTGGATGCGGAGGCTTCCGCTTCGATTTATCGGGCGAAAGGAAGACCCTCGGACAATCCTTTGATTTTGCATGTTGCCGACTTAGAAGCCTGGGAACCGTTGGTGCAGCAGATTACGCCCCTAGCTAGAAAGCTGGCGGAGCGGTTTTGGCCGGGACCGTTGACGATGATTTTGCCGAGGAGCTTCCGCGTTCCTGATGTGGTTACAGGCGGCCTGGATACGGTAGCTGTGCGTATGCCGGCAACCGCGGTGACTCGCGAATTGATCCGCCAGGCGGGCGTGCCTATGGCAGGACCCAGCGCCAATACCTCTGGCAAGCCAAGTCCGACAACGGCGGAGGCTGTCTGGGAGGACTTGCATGGTCGCATCGATGCCATTTTAGACTGCGGCCCTTGTGCGGTAGGCTTGGAGTCTACTGTAGTGGATCTTAGCGGTGAGGTGCCGATGCTGCTGCGACCAGGCGGTTTGACGGTGGAAGCGCTGCGAGAGGTCATTCCAAATCTGCAGTTGGACCCGGCCTTGGCTGGAGCTAAGGTTGCGATTCCCAAGGCACCGGGTATGAAGTATCGTCATTATGCGCCCAAAGCGGCTGTGGAGGTCTGGGAAGGGCCTGCAGACTTGGTAGCTCAGGCCTTTTTGGAGGCTTGGAAGCAGGATACGGCCGAGGAAACCGGCTTTTTGGTGACGGAGGAGCTGGCGGAACGCTTGCCGGCTTCGTCTAGAGTGATCACCTATGGACAGCGCAGGCGTCCGCAGACTTTGGCGGCAGGTTTATTTGCCGCGTTGCGGCGCTTTGACGCGCTGCCAGTGCGCAGCATTTTGGCGGAAGGCGTCGAGGAAGCTGGTTTGGGGCAAGCGGTGATGAATCGGTTGCGCAAAGCCGCCGGTCAGCGCGTACGCCGCTTTGCAAAAGGAGAATAG
- the wecB gene encoding UDP-N-acetylglucosamine 2-epimerase (non-hydrolyzing): MSRIKVMTVFGTRPEAIKMAPVVLELQKHSAHIEPVVAVTAQHREMLDQVLDLFAIKPDYDLDIMAQGQTLFDITGRALNGLNTVLAEAKPDLVLVHGDTTTTFVGALASFYHQIAVGHVEAGLRTRNKYSPYPEEMNRKLTGSLADLHFAPTKTSAANLQEEAVTKDDIFITGNTVIDALLNTVQDDYVFEDELLSRIDYQRQRVVLLTTHRRENLGEPMRHVYQALRQIVEEFPDVEVVFPVHRNPKVREVVRQELGGIARVHLIDPLEYQPFANLMARSYLVLTDSGGIQEEAPSLGKPVLVLRDTTERPEAVEAGTVKLIGTEKERIYSETQSLLADAEEYRRMATACNPYGDGQAAKRIVQTILWRHGLAQMPLMFGQDGKNCK; the protein is encoded by the coding sequence ATGTCACGCATCAAGGTAATGACCGTATTCGGCACACGGCCGGAGGCCATAAAAATGGCGCCGGTGGTGTTGGAATTGCAAAAGCACTCAGCGCACATTGAACCGGTAGTGGCGGTTACCGCCCAACATCGGGAAATGTTGGATCAAGTTTTGGATTTATTTGCCATTAAGCCGGATTATGATTTGGATATCATGGCTCAAGGGCAAACGCTTTTTGATATTACAGGGCGGGCTTTAAACGGCTTAAATACAGTGCTTGCGGAAGCGAAGCCGGATTTGGTGCTTGTGCATGGCGATACAACAACTACCTTTGTGGGGGCGTTGGCCTCTTTTTATCATCAAATTGCGGTCGGCCATGTGGAAGCAGGCCTGCGTACTCGCAACAAGTATTCACCTTATCCTGAGGAAATGAATCGCAAGCTAACCGGTTCGCTGGCGGATTTGCATTTTGCCCCTACTAAAACGTCGGCTGCCAACTTACAAGAAGAAGCGGTGACAAAGGACGATATTTTTATTACCGGCAATACGGTCATAGACGCTTTATTGAATACCGTGCAGGACGATTATGTATTCGAAGACGAACTGTTGTCTCGAATTGATTATCAGCGTCAGCGGGTTGTGCTGCTGACGACGCATCGCCGCGAAAATCTGGGCGAGCCTATGCGGCATGTATATCAAGCTTTACGTCAAATTGTGGAAGAATTTCCAGATGTAGAAGTAGTGTTTCCGGTGCACCGCAATCCTAAAGTGCGCGAAGTGGTACGCCAGGAATTGGGCGGAATTGCAAGAGTTCATTTGATTGACCCCTTGGAATACCAGCCGTTTGCTAATTTGATGGCTCGCTCATATTTGGTGCTGACTGACTCCGGCGGCATTCAAGAAGAAGCTCCTTCCTTGGGCAAACCGGTATTGGTTCTGCGTGACACAACGGAACGCCCGGAGGCAGTGGAAGCGGGTACGGTCAAGCTGATTGGCACGGAAAAAGAACGGATATACAGCGAGACTCAAAGCTTGCTGGCAGACGCCGAAGAATACCGGCGCATGGCGACGGCTTGCAATCCCTACGGCGATGGCCAGGCGGCGAAGCGCATCGTACAAACCATTCTTTGGCGGCACGGACTGGCGCAAATGCCGCTTATGTTTGGTCAAGACGGAAAAAACTGCAAATAG
- the upp gene encoding uracil phosphoribosyltransferase, which translates to MQVKVIDHPLIQHKLTHIRDVTTGTKEFRELLDEIAMLMTYELTRNLNLEEVEIQTPVAKCKAKVLAGKKMGVIPILRAGLGMVNGVLKIIPAARVGHVGLYRDPQTLQPVEYYCKLPTDVQERDMIVIDPMLATGGSCVAAIDLVKKHGARNIKLMCLVAAPEGVQAVNDAHPDVEIYAAAVDECLNDHGYIIPGLGDAGDRIFGTK; encoded by the coding sequence ATGCAAGTAAAAGTTATTGATCATCCCTTGATTCAACACAAACTGACCCATATTCGCGACGTGACGACCGGAACTAAGGAATTCCGTGAGTTACTCGACGAAATTGCGATGCTAATGACCTATGAGCTGACACGCAATTTGAATCTGGAAGAAGTGGAAATACAGACTCCGGTGGCCAAATGCAAAGCCAAAGTGCTCGCAGGCAAAAAGATGGGGGTTATTCCGATTTTGCGCGCCGGTTTGGGCATGGTAAACGGCGTACTCAAAATCATTCCCGCCGCTCGCGTGGGGCATGTGGGCCTGTACCGTGACCCGCAGACGCTGCAGCCGGTAGAATACTACTGCAAGCTGCCTACGGATGTGCAGGAGCGGGATATGATCGTGATTGATCCGATGCTGGCTACCGGCGGTTCGTGCGTCGCGGCCATCGATTTGGTGAAAAAGCATGGCGCTAGAAACATCAAGCTCATGTGCCTGGTAGCTGCGCCGGAAGGCGTACAAGCTGTGAATGACGCACATCCTGACGTGGAAATTTACGCGGCGGCAGTAGATGAGTGCCTGAATGACCATGGTTATATTATCCCTGGCCTCGGCGACGCCGGTGATCGTATTTTCGGAACCAAATAA
- a CDS encoding cytidine/deoxycytidylate deaminase family protein, with product MKQLRRPNWDEYFLEMAQVAAKRSTCLRRQVGAVLVKDRRLLATGYNGAPQKLKHCGEIGCLRETMGIPSGERHELCRGLHAEQNAIIQAALHGVAIEGAILYCTHHPCSVCTKMLINAGISRIVYLDGYPDELSAALLTEAQVPTEQAVKQEE from the coding sequence ATGAAGCAATTACGAAGACCCAATTGGGATGAATATTTTTTGGAGATGGCTCAAGTAGCGGCTAAGCGCTCTACTTGCTTGCGCCGCCAGGTGGGCGCTGTTTTGGTGAAGGACCGGCGCTTGCTGGCTACCGGTTATAATGGAGCGCCGCAAAAATTGAAGCATTGCGGGGAAATTGGCTGTTTGCGAGAAACGATGGGCATTCCTTCTGGAGAGCGGCACGAGCTTTGCCGCGGTTTGCACGCGGAGCAGAATGCGATTATTCAAGCGGCATTGCATGGCGTGGCCATCGAAGGAGCTATTTTATATTGTACGCATCATCCTTGTTCGGTTTGTACGAAGATGCTGATTAATGCAGGAATTTCAAGGATTGTCTATCTAGACGGCTATCCAGACGAGTTGTCAGCAGCCTTGTTGACAGAAGCGCAAGTGCCAACCGAACAAGCAGTGAAACAAGAAGAATAA
- a CDS encoding AtpZ/AtpI family protein has protein sequence MAGKQEWWQFLSYASSLGLQMAACVAVGVLGGRLWDSWLDTAPWGTVFGIVLGFLAGMWSIYRKIVNRQE, from the coding sequence ATGGCCGGGAAACAAGAGTGGTGGCAATTTTTGTCCTATGCGAGTTCGCTAGGGCTGCAAATGGCTGCTTGTGTAGCTGTTGGCGTTCTTGGCGGCAGGCTGTGGGACAGCTGGTTGGATACAGCGCCATGGGGTACTGTGTTTGGTATTGTTCTGGGCTTTTTAGCCGGCATGTGGTCTATTTACCGTAAGATTGTCAACAGACAGGAGTGA
- the prmC gene encoding peptide chain release factor N(5)-glutamine methyltransferase has translation MDVDKDRWTIGRVLSWTKQYFADKGVEQARLDAEVLLSHVLGMDRLHLYVRFDQPLLPEELASFRALVLRRAAREPVAYILGCKEFMGLEFAVSPDVLVPRPDTELLVEACEARLKEVSQARILEIGPGSGAVVISLLKRQPEWQAAAVELSPRAAQMVRKNAKRHEVEARLQLYEGDLFAPVEGRQFDAVVSNPPYIPEADLEGLQPEVHCEPRMALAGGSDGLDFYRRLVREGGAYVCAGGWLLLEVGSGQAKEVAQLGEQSGWQVETILPDYAGIERVVALRKQGS, from the coding sequence ATGGACGTGGACAAGGATCGCTGGACTATAGGCCGCGTTCTGTCCTGGACCAAGCAGTACTTTGCGGACAAAGGCGTCGAACAAGCGCGTTTGGATGCGGAAGTACTGCTTTCCCATGTCCTCGGCATGGACCGGTTACACTTATATGTGCGTTTTGATCAGCCCTTGCTGCCGGAAGAGCTGGCCTCTTTTCGGGCACTGGTGCTGCGTAGGGCGGCAAGAGAGCCTGTAGCGTACATTTTGGGTTGTAAGGAATTCATGGGCTTGGAATTTGCGGTTTCTCCCGATGTTTTGGTGCCTCGGCCGGATACGGAGCTGTTGGTGGAGGCTTGTGAGGCTCGCTTGAAGGAGGTTTCGCAGGCGCGTATTTTGGAGATTGGACCTGGAAGCGGCGCCGTGGTGATCAGTTTGCTGAAACGGCAACCGGAGTGGCAGGCTGCAGCGGTGGAATTGTCGCCGCGAGCTGCGCAAATGGTGCGGAAAAACGCCAAGCGCCATGAGGTAGAAGCAAGGCTGCAACTTTACGAAGGAGATCTATTTGCGCCTGTGGAAGGGCGGCAGTTTGATGCCGTTGTTTCCAATCCGCCATATATTCCCGAAGCGGACCTTGAGGGTTTGCAGCCGGAAGTGCACTGTGAGCCTCGGATGGCGCTGGCTGGAGGCTCGGATGGCTTGGATTTTTATCGGCGACTGGTGCGAGAAGGCGGTGCTTATGTATGCGCCGGCGGCTGGCTCCTGCTGGAAGTTGGCAGCGGACAAGCAAAAGAGGTAGCGCAATTGGGGGAGCAGTCTGGTTGGCAGGTGGAGACCATTTTACCGGACTACGCCGGCATTGAGCGAGTTGTGGCTTTGCGCAAGCAAGGGAGCTGA
- a CDS encoding nucleotide pyrophosphohydrolase — MVTTIALPKLDGLQPTPHSTLLKLVEEAGELSRAILQLGQKPDAPTLLAEVVGELLDVAQTCVTMIFVMEEMQGVYVDPLIDAHLEKLDAKGYAFDHALSYAIFTKGRFKYMALPQLELPEVDLLRTVCKIQEELGELTQFLGKRQGASGETADLSDLEAAHGCALELLDVAQCCFTMMYILAARYQVDLKQAVERHVRKLCRKGYCRL; from the coding sequence ATGGTAACGACGATTGCCTTGCCAAAATTGGATGGTTTGCAGCCAACGCCGCACTCCACGTTGCTGAAGCTGGTGGAGGAAGCTGGCGAACTTTCCCGGGCTATTTTACAGTTGGGGCAAAAACCAGATGCCCCAACGCTGCTGGCTGAGGTGGTGGGAGAGCTGCTGGATGTGGCCCAAACCTGTGTGACCATGATTTTTGTGATGGAAGAAATGCAAGGCGTTTATGTTGATCCATTGATTGATGCGCATTTGGAAAAATTGGATGCGAAAGGCTATGCGTTTGATCATGCCTTGAGCTATGCGATTTTCACCAAAGGTCGGTTTAAGTACATGGCCTTGCCGCAGTTGGAGCTTCCGGAAGTGGATCTGTTGCGGACGGTTTGCAAAATTCAAGAGGAATTAGGAGAACTGACGCAATTTCTTGGCAAACGGCAGGGAGCTTCAGGCGAAACTGCGGACCTTTCCGATTTGGAAGCGGCGCATGGGTGCGCCTTGGAACTTTTAGATGTGGCGCAATGCTGTTTTACGATGATGTATATTTTAGCAGCGCGTTATCAAGTGGATCTAAAACAGGCTGTGGAGCGGCATGTGCGCAAGCTTTGCCGCAAAGGCTATTGCCGCTTGTAG
- the rpiB gene encoding ribose 5-phosphate isomerase B, which produces MKIAIGSDHGGFRLKEEIKDYLRQQGVEHTDFGTYSTASVDYPDIAQTVGEKVAAGEFERGILICGTGIGISIAANKVPGVRAALCGDVFSARMSREHNNANILALGERVIGSGLALMIVQTWLEAEFAGGRHARRVEKISALEK; this is translated from the coding sequence TTGAAAATTGCGATCGGCAGCGATCATGGCGGTTTTCGGCTTAAAGAGGAAATTAAGGACTATCTGCGGCAGCAGGGTGTGGAGCATACGGATTTTGGGACGTACTCCACCGCATCCGTAGATTATCCGGATATTGCCCAGACAGTGGGAGAAAAGGTGGCCGCGGGAGAATTTGAGCGCGGCATTTTAATTTGCGGTACCGGTATTGGCATATCCATTGCAGCCAATAAAGTGCCTGGCGTACGTGCTGCCTTGTGCGGCGACGTATTTTCCGCGCGGATGTCTAGGGAACACAATAATGCAAACATCCTAGCTCTTGGCGAGCGGGTGATCGGTTCCGGCTTGGCTCTAATGATTGTCCAAACCTGGCTGGAAGCGGAATTTGCCGGCGGGCGTCATGCACGGCGGGTGGAAAAAATCAGCGCTCTGGAGAAATAG
- a CDS encoding MraY family glycosyltransferase, with amino-acid sequence MPTYMLAFVVALFVTYLLTPQVMKLAVKAGAMDAPDARKVHTSPIPRMGGLAIFAGFVFAVLASMHVSREILGLLIGGTVIVMVGIVDDMKPLSARVKLIGQIAAALVMVGFNVRIDWLSNPFGEEMLYLEMFSVPFTVLFTVSMINVVNLIDGLDGLAAGVSSIAAVTILLVALQQNIWVVAILTAALAGSALGFLHYNFNPARIFMGDTGSMFLGFMLAGISVLGTVKSAATIALIVPVVAMGLPILDTAFAIIRRYTNGQPIFKPDKGHLHHRLLALGLSQKQAVLLMYAISGCLGVSAIVLTEVSYVLGFVIVVSLLGIACYGARRLGVLSSGESSHSHS; translated from the coding sequence ATGCCGACATATATGTTGGCTTTTGTGGTTGCTTTGTTTGTTACTTATCTGTTGACGCCTCAGGTGATGAAATTGGCAGTTAAGGCAGGCGCCATGGATGCGCCGGATGCTCGCAAAGTGCACACAAGTCCGATACCGCGTATGGGAGGATTGGCTATTTTTGCGGGTTTCGTATTTGCTGTTTTGGCCAGCATGCATGTCAGCCGTGAGATTTTGGGCCTGTTAATTGGCGGCACGGTGATCGTGATGGTTGGCATTGTCGATGATATGAAGCCGCTTTCCGCCAGAGTCAAATTGATAGGGCAAATTGCGGCGGCCTTGGTTATGGTCGGCTTTAATGTGCGCATTGATTGGCTTAGCAATCCTTTTGGCGAAGAAATGCTCTATTTGGAGATGTTTTCGGTTCCGTTTACAGTGTTGTTTACTGTCAGCATGATCAATGTTGTGAATTTGATCGATGGCCTAGACGGCTTGGCTGCAGGGGTTTCCAGTATTGCGGCGGTGACCATTCTGTTGGTGGCTTTGCAGCAAAACATTTGGGTTGTGGCGATACTGACGGCGGCATTGGCCGGCAGTGCCCTTGGTTTTTTGCATTACAATTTTAATCCGGCTCGGATTTTTATGGGCGACACAGGCAGTATGTTTTTGGGCTTTATGCTGGCAGGCATTTCCGTTTTAGGAACGGTGAAGAGCGCTGCGACGATTGCTCTGATTGTGCCGGTTGTGGCGATGGGGCTGCCTATTTTGGATACTGCTTTTGCGATTATTCGCCGCTACACGAATGGACAGCCGATTTTCAAGCCGGACAAAGGCCATCTGCATCATCGCCTTTTGGCGCTGGGCCTTAGTCAGAAGCAGGCAGTGCTCTTGATGTATGCTATTAGCGGTTGTTTAGGCGTGAGCGCGATTGTGTTGACCGAAGTCAGTTATGTCCTGGGTTTTGTGATTGTAGTTTCCTTGTTGGGGATTGCCTGTTACGGAGCTCGCCGCCTAGGTGTGCTTTCTTCGGGAGAGTCGTCGCACAGTCATTCCTAA
- a CDS encoding ATP synthase subunit I, with protein sequence METFFSIRRTLTGLFVWGTCFTALTWAAGAEDWARGFLLGWLGSLVYYLLLCRRVQKAVDLPMAQAVRSMRVGWLVRLIFLVLLLLLSLKVQGVSFWASVVGLFSLQGVLFLFFVFFAVKRGL encoded by the coding sequence ATGGAGACGTTTTTTTCCATTCGACGCACCTTGACCGGTCTGTTTGTCTGGGGGACGTGCTTTACGGCGTTAACTTGGGCTGCTGGCGCGGAAGATTGGGCCAGGGGATTTTTGCTGGGCTGGCTTGGGAGCTTAGTGTACTATTTGTTGTTGTGCCGCCGGGTGCAAAAAGCAGTAGATTTGCCGATGGCGCAGGCGGTGCGCTCCATGCGTGTCGGCTGGCTGGTTCGTTTGATTTTTTTAGTGTTATTATTGCTGCTTTCGCTAAAGGTGCAGGGCGTTTCTTTTTGGGCTTCCGTCGTGGGGCTGTTTTCCTTGCAGGGAGTGCTGTTTCTTTTTTTTGTGTTCTTTGCGGTGAAACGGGGTTTGTAG